GTGGGGTGAGTTGGATTTGGCCGGCGTGATTCAGTGGGCGGCACAGGAAATCCGGCCGCCAAAACTTCTGCTCGTCGGCCACAGCGTTGCCGGACAGATTTTTCCGCTGGCGGAGAATCATGATTTGGTGCAGGCCGCCTGCTTTGTTGCCAGCCAGTTCGGCTACTGGAAACTGTGGCACGGCAAAGAACGGCCGCTCATCTGGGCGCTGTGGCATGTGGTGATTCCCGGCGCGACCGCCGTGTTCGATCACTTCCCCGGTTGGCTGATGGGCGCGGGAGCTGATTTGCCTGGCGGCGTTGCGGCCGAATGGGCGCGCTGGGGCCGCCATCCTGATTATGTTTTGAGCCATCGCGCCGATGTCCGCGAGCGATTCGCCGCCGTGCGCTTGCCGCTGCAGTTCCTCAGTTTTTCCGATGATGCCCTCTACGCGCCGCAGCCGGCGGTGGTGGCCCTCATGCAAGCATACGGCAGCACCGAAAAGAAGCACCGCCATCTCGAGCCGCATGAGGTTGGCCGGCGGCAAATTGGGCATTTCGGCTTTTTCCGTGAAGCCGCGAGTGCCGCGCTTTGGCAGGAAACACTTGCCTGGCTGCAAACGCATGCTGCAGGAGAACCGCAATGATAGTCGCGCGCTTGGCGAACATTCCGGGATTTGCGATTGATCGCATGGCAGCCGCTGCCGGCGATGATCCCGAAGTCTTGCGCCTGGAAAATCTGGATACCGATCTTGCGCCGCCGGCAGCCGCGTTGGCGGCGACGCGCGCCGCCATCGGCCGCGATGCGGACAACAGCTATTTACCGTTTCTCGGGCAAACTGCGCTGCGTGAGGCGGTGGCGCAACACCTCAACCGGCAAACCGGCCAGGATTATGGCGTGGCGAATGTGGTGATCACCGCGGGCGGCACCGAAGGCCTGTTCGACGCCGTGCTCGCCACCACGGATCACGGCGATGAAGTCATTCTCACGGATCCCAGCTATGCCGGCATGATCCATCGCGTCAGCCTGGCGGGCGGTCAACCGCGGCTGGTGCCGTGGGTGGCGGAACCGGGCGATTGGCGCCTCGATCGGGAGGCGTTGCGGGCCGCCATCAGCAAGCGCACGCGCGCGCTGTTTCTCATGAATCCCTCGATGCCAACGGGAGCCGTGCTGCAGGCCGATGATTGGCAGGCCATTGCCGCGCTCTGTCAACAGTTCGATCTCTGGCTCATCTACAATGCCGCGATGGAACGCATCTTATTCGACGGCCGGCCTTTCATTCATCCAGCAGCGTTGCCGGGCATGGCGGAACGCACCCTCATCGTGGGATCCGTATCGAAAGAATTTCGCATGATTGGCTGGCGCCTGGGCTGGGTTGCGGGCCCGGCCGCAATCATGAATGACGTGGCGCGCGTGCACATCTATAACGTGGTCACCGCCACCGGCATTGCCCAAGCCGGCGCGCTGGCGGCGCTGCAGACACCGCCGGAGGATTTGCAGGCGTGCGTGCAGGAGTGGCAACGCCGGCGCGATATGGTGAGCGAGCAACTCCACGATTTTGCCATGATCCCGGCTGCCGGCGGCTGGTCGCAGCTTCTGAACGTGAGAGCACTGGGTTATGATTCATTCACCGCCGCACAGTTGTTGTTGGAGAAGGGACGGATTGCCGCGACGCCGATGCGCGATTGGGGCCGGGTGAACGGCGATCAATTCGTGCGCTTGGTGTTCAGTAACGAACCGGTTGCGCGCCTGGCGACGCTGGGTGATCGCGTGCGGCGCGCGCTGCTTTCTCCTGGGAGGAAACCATGAGTACCCCGACTGATCCGAAACGTGAGATGCTGCGCCACACCGTTGCCACGCTGGCCTATCGCGGTGGCAAAACGTTGCGCGACGCGCCCGCAGGGTTTGCCGCCTTTCGCGCCGGCGAAACGACGCGCACACCCGCGCAGATTCTGGCGCACATTGGCGACTTGCTCGATTGGGCACTCTCGCTTGCCGAAGGCAGACAAAGATGGAGTGACTCCCCGCCCTTGCCGTGGGAGC
The window above is part of the bacterium genome. Proteins encoded here:
- a CDS encoding alpha/beta fold hydrolase; translation: MPKDQLRIPALDGYPLAATFFPAAAAAAPLVIIASATAVRRGYYARFAQFLARHGLQAVTFDYRGIGASRPPRLAGFRASLHEWGELDLAGVIQWAAQEIRPPKLLLVGHSVAGQIFPLAENHDLVQAACFVASQFGYWKLWHGKERPLIWALWHVVIPGATAVFDHFPGWLMGAGADLPGGVAAEWARWGRHPDYVLSHRADVRERFAAVRLPLQFLSFSDDALYAPQPAVVALMQAYGSTEKKHRHLEPHEVGRRQIGHFGFFREAASAALWQETLAWLQTHAAGEPQ
- a CDS encoding pyridoxal phosphate-dependent aminotransferase, with product MIVARLANIPGFAIDRMAAAAGDDPEVLRLENLDTDLAPPAAALAATRAAIGRDADNSYLPFLGQTALREAVAQHLNRQTGQDYGVANVVITAGGTEGLFDAVLATTDHGDEVILTDPSYAGMIHRVSLAGGQPRLVPWVAEPGDWRLDREALRAAISKRTRALFLMNPSMPTGAVLQADDWQAIAALCQQFDLWLIYNAAMERILFDGRPFIHPAALPGMAERTLIVGSVSKEFRMIGWRLGWVAGPAAIMNDVARVHIYNVVTATGIAQAGALAALQTPPEDLQACVQEWQRRRDMVSEQLHDFAMIPAAGGWSQLLNVRALGYDSFTAAQLLLEKGRIAATPMRDWGRVNGDQFVRLVFSNEPVARLATLGDRVRRALLSPGRKP